Proteins found in one Epinephelus fuscoguttatus linkage group LG4, E.fuscoguttatus.final_Chr_v1 genomic segment:
- the LOC125887558 gene encoding zinc finger protein 180-like, with protein MSTIQTLRAFINQRLTVAVEDIFGLLEKTISNYEEQIERQRRLLEDVVKPDIHTNKADVRKLIVKEEERHEWRTSLEQEDPMPLHIKEEQEEVWSSQQGEQLQGLEEDDITKFPFFAVSVKSEDDEDNVQSSQHHQKQSEASREAEPPACSSAQQMETTDNSHQVLPLYCCESETEDSTDDWKETREQGSGSDTLKNESALNHNKPHTLKRPFGCTVCDKRFGCKGNLHAHMRSHTGEKPFTCTVCNKSFSAKVNLKTHMRSHTGEKPFSCSMCNKSFSQKKTLVIHLRSHTGEKPFSCSFCGKHFSEKGTLKRHIRVHTGEKPYSCSVCGRNFSLLSHVKSHKCAGASSNR; from the exons ATGTCCACTATTCAAACGCTGAGAGCTTTTATTAACCAGCGCCTTACTGTGGCGGTAGAAGACATCTTCGGGTTGCTAGAAAAAACCATCTCAAACTACGAAGAACAGATCGAGCGCCAGCGCAGGCTGTTGGAGGATGTTGTCAAACCTGACATCCACACAAACAAAGCAG ATGTCCGAAAACTGATTGTTAAAGAGGAAGAGCGGCATGAGTGGCGGACCAGTTTGGAGCAGGAGGACCCAATGCCTCtgcacattaaagaggaacaggaggaagtGTGGAGCAGTcagcagggagagcagcttcaaggaCTGGAGGAAGATGATATCACCAAGTTCCCATtctttgctgtctctgtgaagagtgaagatgacGAAGACAATGTTCAGTCCTCACAGCATCATCAAAAACAAAGTGAGGCgagcagagaggcagagccTCCAGCCTGCAGCTCTGCTCAACAGATGGAAACAACTGACAACAGTCATCAGGTGCTACCTCTATATTGTTGTGAATCAGAGACTGAGGACAGTACTGATGATTGGAAGGAGACAAGAGAGCAGGGGTCAGGTTCAGACACACTGAAAAATGAGAGCGCTTTAAATCACAATAAGCCCCACACCCTCAAAAGGCCATTTGGTTGCACAGTTTGTGATAAAAGATTTGGATGCAAAGGAAATCTGCATGCCCACATGAGAAGCCATACAGGAGAAAAACCTTTCACCTGCACTGTTTGTAACAAAAGCTTCAGTGCAAAGGTCAATTTGAAGACTCATATGAGAagtcatacaggagagaaaccattcagcTGCTCAATGTGCAACAAAAGTTTTAGTCAGAAGAAGACATTGGTTATACACTTGAGAAGTCATACAGGGGAGAAACCATTCAGTTGCTCATTCTGTGGGAAACATTTTAGTGAAAAAGGAACATTGAAGAGACACATCAGAgttcatacaggagagaaaccatacagctgcagtgtttgtggGCGGAACTTTAGTTTGCTGTCACATGTGAAAAGCCATAAGTGTGCTGGTGCCAGCAGTAACAGGTGA